TTGCTGAAGATGACAAACTTATAACTATAGTAGTATTAGAGGTTATGGAGGATATTGGGAAAAAACAAATTATAACAAATGGGGAGGACTAGGTTTGAGTAAAGATATACAAGAGATAAATATTCCAATTGAAAATAGCAATCTTATATTAGAACTTTTTGGTGAATTTGATGAAAATATAAAAATAATTGAAAAGGAATTTAATGTAGATATTGTTTTAAGAGAAGGAGAAATTAGAATATTAGGTGAAGAATTATCTGCAATCTTAGCAGAAAGATTAATATTGAAATTGATAGATATATTAAAAAGGGAAAAAAGATTGACAAAGCAAGAGTTAATGTATACTATTCAATTAATACATCGGGGAAAAGAAGATAAAGTAAAAGATTTGCTAGATGAAACAATATGTGTAACCGATTTAGGAAAAAGTATAAAGCCTAAAACTTTAGGACAAAAAAGATACGTAGATGCTATCAAAAATAATGATATAGTTTTTGGTATTGGGCCAGCAGGTACTGGTAAAACTTATATAGCCATGGCAATGGCTGTAGATGCATTTAAAAAGAAAAAGGTAAATAGAATAATTCTTACTAGACCTGCTGTAGAGGCGGGAGAAAGCCTAGGATTTTTACCAGGTGATTTACAAGAAAAAGTAGATCCATATTTAAGGCCTATTTACGATGCGTTGTTTGATATATTAGGATTTGACACTTTTATTAAATATATGGAAAGGGATTTAATAGAAGTAGCACCACTGGCCTATATGAGGGGAAGAAATTTAGATTCCTCCTATGTAATATTAGATGAAGCACAAAATACTACAAATGAGCAAATGAA
This genomic interval from Tissierellales bacterium contains the following:
- a CDS encoding PhoH family protein produces the protein MSKDIQEINIPIENSNLILELFGEFDENIKIIEKEFNVDIVLREGEIRILGEELSAILAERLILKLIDILKREKRLTKQELMYTIQLIHRGKEDKVKDLLDETICVTDLGKSIKPKTLGQKRYVDAIKNNDIVFGIGPAGTGKTYIAMAMAVDAFKKKKVNRIILTRPAVEAGESLGFLPGDLQEKVDPYLRPIYDALFDILGFDTFIKYMERDLIEVAPLAYMRGRNLDSSYVILDEAQNTTNEQMKMFLTRLGFGSKAIITGDITQIDLPKGQSSGLKTITKILSDIDGIEFINLNKLDIVRHPLVQKIIEAYETYDN